Part of the Leptolyngbya sp. BL0902 genome, CCCTGTAGCCACCATGGTTGTCAATCCTCGACCCTGGACCACCCGCGATCTTGCCGCCATGCCCGATGACTGGGGCTGGACTCGCTATGAAATTATTGACGGAGAACTCTACGTGACCCGCGCCCCCCACATCCGCCACCAAGGTGTGGCGGGTAAAATTCAATTTGTGCTGGAAGCCTGGTCGCGACAAACCAAGCTGGGTTCCCCTTTCCAGGCTCCAGGGGTCATCTTCTCGCCCGTCGATGCCGTCATCCCCGATGTGGTGTGGATTAGCCACGCCCGCATGGCGCACGGCCTTGACGATGCAGGGCATCTCACGGTTGCGCCAGAACTGATGGTGGAGGTGCTCTCCCCTGGAGACAGCAACGAACAGCGGGACAAGGACATTAAACTGAACCTCTATTCCCGCTATGGGGTGCAGGAATACTGGATTGTGAACTGGCAACAGAAAACCGTGGCGGTGTATCGGCGGCAGTCGGCCCAACTCATCCTCGTGGGAACGCTGTTGGCGGGCGATGCCCTGACCTCGCCGCTGCTGCCGGGGTTCACCGCATCCCTATCCGAGATTTTCCAGGGATAGCACCCTGGAGACCGTTCATGCTCAAGGGCGATCCTCGGCGTTCATCCCCGGTGCGAACCCTCAAGGTAGCTAGCCCGCTGTTACCGTTGCGCCCTTGGTTTCCAGACTTAGCACCTTGGCGGTGACGGTTTGCCCCAGGGCTTGCCAAGTTGCGGCCATCGCCTCGCAGACGTGGGCGGCGTGGGCGGCATTGGTCAACGCCAATAGGGTTGGCCCCGCCCCGCTGATTACCAATCCGTAGGCTCCGGCGGCTTGGGCGGCTTGGGCCACTTCGGCATAGCCAGGAATCAGGGTTTGGCGGTAGGGCTGATGGATGCGGTCGTGCAATGCGGCCCGCAGCCAGTCGCCGTTTCCGGTTTCCAGCCCCCGCA contains:
- a CDS encoding Uma2 family endonuclease; amino-acid sequence: MVVNPRPWTTRDLAAMPDDWGWTRYEIIDGELYVTRAPHIRHQGVAGKIQFVLEAWSRQTKLGSPFQAPGVIFSPVDAVIPDVVWISHARMAHGLDDAGHLTVAPELMVEVLSPGDSNEQRDKDIKLNLYSRYGVQEYWIVNWQQKTVAVYRRQSAQLILVGTLLAGDALTSPLLPGFTASLSEIFQG